A genomic stretch from Falco naumanni isolate bFalNau1 chromosome 8, bFalNau1.pat, whole genome shotgun sequence includes:
- the CLK1 gene encoding dual specificity protein kinase CLK1 isoform X1 has translation MALETNRLSAGCNSKSKMSLSQMRHSRRTNHPGWGNGESPDHRGCDSADTSRKRSVGRARESRHRRRDLPQLPDSTRSETKSINERDHRERRYVEEYRNEYNQGCDMGHHSSRSSGRSGTSSYKTKYKTHHTTCHHHRSQKSHRRKRSRSVEDDEEGHLICQSGDVLSARYEIVATLGEGAFGKVVECIDHKMEGRHVAVKIVKNVDRYSEAAHAEIQVLAHLNASDPNNTYRCVQMLEWFEYYGHVCIVFELLGLSTYDFIKENGFLPFRLDHIRQMAYQICKSVNFLHLNKLTHTDLKPENILFVKSDYVEEYNPKLKCDERTLKNPDIKVVDFGSATYDDEYHSTLVSTRHYRAPEVILALGWSQPCDVWSIGCILIEYYLGFTVFPTHDSKEHLAMMEQILGPLPNHMIKKTRKRKYFRHDRLDWDEHSSAGRYVARRCKPLKEFMTCHDSDHENLFDLIQKMLEYDPAKRITLEEALKHPFFSPLKQRKRALSPAAEQADTDVSTPKKHRKC, from the exons ATGGCTCTGGAAACGAACCGTTTGTCTGCGGGGTGTAATTCAAAGAGCAAAATGTCCCTGTCACAGATGCGGCATTCCAGGCGAACCAACCATCCCGGCTGGGGTAACGGAGAAAGCCCGGACCACCGGGGGTGCGATAGTGCCGATACGAGCCGGAAGAGGTCGGTCGGTCGTGCACGGGAGAGCAGGCACCGCAGGCGGGATCTTCCCCAGCTTCCTGACAG TACACGTTCAGAAACCAAATCTATAAATGAAAGAGACCATCGTGAACGACGCTATGTTGAAGAATACAGAAACGAGTACAATCAAGGATGTGATATGGGGCATCACAGCAGCAGATCATCAGGTCGTAGTGGGACGAGTAGTTACAAAACGAAATACAAGACGCATCACACTACCTGTCATCATCATCGTTCACAG AAGAGTCATCGAAGGAAAAGATCCAGGAGTGTAGAGGATGATGAGGAGGGTCACCTGATCTGTCAGAGTGGAGACGTACTAAGTGCAAGAT ATGAGATCGTTGCTACTTTGGGTGAAGGAGCTTTTGGAAAAGTAGTGGAATGCATTGATCACAAAAT GGAAGGCAGACATGTCGCTGTGaaaattgtaaaaaatgttGATAGGTACTCCGAAGCAGCTCATGCAGAAATACAAGTCCTGGCGCATTTAAATGCATCTGATCCCAACAATACGTA TCGCTGTGTCCAGATGTTAGAATGGTTTGAGTACTATGGACATGTTTGCATTGTTTTTgagctgctggggctcagcacctATGACTTTATTAAAGAGAATGGCTTTCTGCCGTTTCGGCTGGACCACATTAGACAGATGGCGTATCAGATCTGCAAATCTGTGAACT TTTTGCATTTGAACAAGCTGACACATACAGACctcaaaccagaaaacattttatttgtgaaatCTGACTACGTAGAAGAGTATAACCCCAAACTG aaatgcgATGAACGCACACTAAAAAATCCAGACATCAAAGTTGTGGACTTCGGGAGCGCAACGTACGATGACGAGTATCATAGCACCTTGGTGTCTACAAGACATTACAGAGCTCCTGAAGTGATCCTAG CACTGGGATGGTCACAGCCATGTGATGTCTGGAGCATAGGATGCATCCTCATCGAGTACTACCTGGGATTCACAGTATTTCCA ACCCATGACAGCAAAGAACACCTGGCAATGATGGAGCAAATACTGGGGCCCTTGCCAAATCATATGATAAAGAAAACCAG GAAACGCAAGTATTTCCGTCATGACCGGCTGGACTGGGatgagcacagctctgctggcagatACGTCGCAAGGCGCTGTAAGCCACTGAAG GAATTCATGACCTGCCATGATTCTGACCACGAGAACCTCTTTGACCTCATTCAGAAGATGCTCGAGTATGACCCAGCCAAGCGCATCACTCTTGAAGAAGCCCTGAAAcatcctttcttctcccccctgaagcagaggaaaagggcGCTGTCTCCTGCAGCGGAACAGGCTGACACAGATGTCAGCACaccaaagaaacacagaaagtgTTAA
- the BZW1 gene encoding basic leucine zipper and W2 domain-containing protein 1 isoform X1 — translation MNNQKPQKPTLSGQRFKTRKRDEKERFDPTQFQDCIIQGLTETGTDLEAVAKFLDASGAKLDYRRYAETLFDILVAGGMLAPGGTLADDMTRTNVCVFAAQEDLETMQAFAQVFNKLIRRYKYLEKGFEDEVKKLLLFLKGFSESERNKLAMLTGILLANGTLNASILNSLYNENLVKEGVSAAFAVKLFKSWINEKDINAVAVSLRKVNMDNRLMELFPANKQSVEHFSKYFTEAGLKELSEYVRNQQTIGARKELQKELQEQMSRGDPFKDIILYVKEEMKKNNISEQTVVAIIWSSVMSTVEWNKKEELVAEQAIKHLKQYSPLLAAFTTQGQSELTLLLKIQEYCYDNIHFMKAFQKIVVLFYKAEVLSEEPILKWYKDAHLAKGKSVFLEQMKKFVEWLKNAEEESESEAEEGD, via the exons ATGAATAATCAAAAGCCGCAGAAGCCGACGCTATCGGGCCAGcgttttaaaaccagaaaaagag atgaaaaagagAGGTTTGACCCTACTCAGTTCCAGGACTGTATTATTCAAGGTTTAACTGAAACTGGCACTGACTTGGAGGCAGTAGCAAAGTTTCTTGATGCTTCTGGTGCAAAACTTGACTATCGCCGCTATGCAGAAACGCTTTTTGACATCCTGGTGGCTGGTGGAATGCTGG CCCCAGGTGGTACCCTGGCTGATGACATGACACGCACAAACGTCTGTGTATTTGCAGCACAGGAAGACCTAGAAACCATGCAAGCGTTTGCTCAG gtttttaacAAGCTAATCAGGCGTTACAAGTACCTGGAGAAAGGCTTTGAAGATGAAGTCAAAAAG ttgctgctgttcctgaaaGGGTTCTCAGAGTCTGAGCGGAACAAGCTGGCCATGCTGACAGGTATTCTGCTAGCCAATGGGACACTCAATGCATCGATTCTCAACAGTCTGTACAACGAGAACTTGGTTAAAGAAG gtgtttctgcagctttcGCAGTCAAGCTGTTCAAATCATGGATAAATGAGAAAGATATTAATGCAGTGGCTGTCAGTCTTCGTAAAGTAAACATGGATAACAGGCTGATG gaaCTCTTCCCAGCCAACAAACAAAGTGTTGAACACTTCTCCAAGTACTTCACTGAAGCAGGACTAAAAGAACTTTCCGAGTATGTTCGGAACCAACAAACCATAGGAGCTCggaaagagctgcagaaagaacTTCAGGAGCAGATGTCACGGGGAGATCCGTTCAAGGAT ATAATCTTGTACGTAAAGGaggagatgaagaaaaacaacatctCGGAACAAACTGTGGTAGCCATAATCTGGTCGAGTGTGATGAGCACAGTGGAATGGAACAAAAAGGAGGAGCTGGTAGCAGAGCAAGCCATTAAGCACTTGAAG CAATACAGCCCTCTACTCGCTGCCTTTACTACCCAAGGTCAGTCAGAGCTGACTCTTCTGTTGAAGATTCAGGAGTATTGTTATGACAACATTCACTTCATGAAGGCCTTCCAGAAAATCGTGGTGCTCTTCTATAAAG CTGAAGTTCTGAGTGAAGAACCCATCCTGAAGTGGTATAAAGATGCACATCTTGCAAAAGGAAAGAGTGTCTTTCTGGAGCAAATGAAGAAGTTTGTTGAATGGctcaaaaatgctgaagaag AGTCAGAGTCTGAAGCTGAAGAGGGCGACTGA
- the BZW1 gene encoding basic leucine zipper and W2 domain-containing protein 1 isoform X2, translated as MLLVQNLTIAAMQKRFLTSWWLVECWPQVFNKLIRRYKYLEKGFEDEVKKLLLFLKGFSESERNKLAMLTGILLANGTLNASILNSLYNENLVKEGVSAAFAVKLFKSWINEKDINAVAVSLRKVNMDNRLMELFPANKQSVEHFSKYFTEAGLKELSEYVRNQQTIGARKELQKELQEQMSRGDPFKDIILYVKEEMKKNNISEQTVVAIIWSSVMSTVEWNKKEELVAEQAIKHLKQYSPLLAAFTTQGQSELTLLLKIQEYCYDNIHFMKAFQKIVVLFYKAEVLSEEPILKWYKDAHLAKGKSVFLEQMKKFVEWLKNAEEESESEAEEGD; from the exons ATGCTTCTGGTGCAAAACTTGACTATCGCCGCTATGCAGAAACGCTTTTTGACATCCTGGTGGCTGGTGGAATGCTGG CCCCAG gtttttaacAAGCTAATCAGGCGTTACAAGTACCTGGAGAAAGGCTTTGAAGATGAAGTCAAAAAG ttgctgctgttcctgaaaGGGTTCTCAGAGTCTGAGCGGAACAAGCTGGCCATGCTGACAGGTATTCTGCTAGCCAATGGGACACTCAATGCATCGATTCTCAACAGTCTGTACAACGAGAACTTGGTTAAAGAAG gtgtttctgcagctttcGCAGTCAAGCTGTTCAAATCATGGATAAATGAGAAAGATATTAATGCAGTGGCTGTCAGTCTTCGTAAAGTAAACATGGATAACAGGCTGATG gaaCTCTTCCCAGCCAACAAACAAAGTGTTGAACACTTCTCCAAGTACTTCACTGAAGCAGGACTAAAAGAACTTTCCGAGTATGTTCGGAACCAACAAACCATAGGAGCTCggaaagagctgcagaaagaacTTCAGGAGCAGATGTCACGGGGAGATCCGTTCAAGGAT ATAATCTTGTACGTAAAGGaggagatgaagaaaaacaacatctCGGAACAAACTGTGGTAGCCATAATCTGGTCGAGTGTGATGAGCACAGTGGAATGGAACAAAAAGGAGGAGCTGGTAGCAGAGCAAGCCATTAAGCACTTGAAG CAATACAGCCCTCTACTCGCTGCCTTTACTACCCAAGGTCAGTCAGAGCTGACTCTTCTGTTGAAGATTCAGGAGTATTGTTATGACAACATTCACTTCATGAAGGCCTTCCAGAAAATCGTGGTGCTCTTCTATAAAG CTGAAGTTCTGAGTGAAGAACCCATCCTGAAGTGGTATAAAGATGCACATCTTGCAAAAGGAAAGAGTGTCTTTCTGGAGCAAATGAAGAAGTTTGTTGAATGGctcaaaaatgctgaagaag AGTCAGAGTCTGAAGCTGAAGAGGGCGACTGA
- the CLK1 gene encoding dual specificity protein kinase CLK1 isoform X4, with protein sequence MEGRHVAVKIVKNVDRYSEAAHAEIQVLAHLNASDPNNTYRCVQMLEWFEYYGHVCIVFELLGLSTYDFIKENGFLPFRLDHIRQMAYQICKSVNFLHLNKLTHTDLKPENILFVKSDYVEEYNPKLKCDERTLKNPDIKVVDFGSATYDDEYHSTLVSTRHYRAPEVILALGWSQPCDVWSIGCILIEYYLGFTVFPTHDSKEHLAMMEQILGPLPNHMIKKTRKRKYFRHDRLDWDEHSSAGRYVARRCKPLKEFMTCHDSDHENLFDLIQKMLEYDPAKRITLEEALKHPFFSPLKQRKRALSPAAEQADTDVSTPKKHRKC encoded by the exons AT GGAAGGCAGACATGTCGCTGTGaaaattgtaaaaaatgttGATAGGTACTCCGAAGCAGCTCATGCAGAAATACAAGTCCTGGCGCATTTAAATGCATCTGATCCCAACAATACGTA TCGCTGTGTCCAGATGTTAGAATGGTTTGAGTACTATGGACATGTTTGCATTGTTTTTgagctgctggggctcagcacctATGACTTTATTAAAGAGAATGGCTTTCTGCCGTTTCGGCTGGACCACATTAGACAGATGGCGTATCAGATCTGCAAATCTGTGAACT TTTTGCATTTGAACAAGCTGACACATACAGACctcaaaccagaaaacattttatttgtgaaatCTGACTACGTAGAAGAGTATAACCCCAAACTG aaatgcgATGAACGCACACTAAAAAATCCAGACATCAAAGTTGTGGACTTCGGGAGCGCAACGTACGATGACGAGTATCATAGCACCTTGGTGTCTACAAGACATTACAGAGCTCCTGAAGTGATCCTAG CACTGGGATGGTCACAGCCATGTGATGTCTGGAGCATAGGATGCATCCTCATCGAGTACTACCTGGGATTCACAGTATTTCCA ACCCATGACAGCAAAGAACACCTGGCAATGATGGAGCAAATACTGGGGCCCTTGCCAAATCATATGATAAAGAAAACCAG GAAACGCAAGTATTTCCGTCATGACCGGCTGGACTGGGatgagcacagctctgctggcagatACGTCGCAAGGCGCTGTAAGCCACTGAAG GAATTCATGACCTGCCATGATTCTGACCACGAGAACCTCTTTGACCTCATTCAGAAGATGCTCGAGTATGACCCAGCCAAGCGCATCACTCTTGAAGAAGCCCTGAAAcatcctttcttctcccccctgaagcagaggaaaagggcGCTGTCTCCTGCAGCGGAACAGGCTGACACAGATGTCAGCACaccaaagaaacacagaaagtgTTAA
- the CLK1 gene encoding dual specificity protein kinase CLK1 isoform X2, producing MRHSRRTNHPGWGNGESPDHRGCDSADTSRKRSVGRARESRHRRRDLPQLPDSTRSETKSINERDHRERRYVEEYRNEYNQGCDMGHHSSRSSGRSGTSSYKTKYKTHHTTCHHHRSQKSHRRKRSRSVEDDEEGHLICQSGDVLSARYEIVATLGEGAFGKVVECIDHKMEGRHVAVKIVKNVDRYSEAAHAEIQVLAHLNASDPNNTYRCVQMLEWFEYYGHVCIVFELLGLSTYDFIKENGFLPFRLDHIRQMAYQICKSVNFLHLNKLTHTDLKPENILFVKSDYVEEYNPKLKCDERTLKNPDIKVVDFGSATYDDEYHSTLVSTRHYRAPEVILALGWSQPCDVWSIGCILIEYYLGFTVFPTHDSKEHLAMMEQILGPLPNHMIKKTRKRKYFRHDRLDWDEHSSAGRYVARRCKPLKEFMTCHDSDHENLFDLIQKMLEYDPAKRITLEEALKHPFFSPLKQRKRALSPAAEQADTDVSTPKKHRKC from the exons ATGCGGCATTCCAGGCGAACCAACCATCCCGGCTGGGGTAACGGAGAAAGCCCGGACCACCGGGGGTGCGATAGTGCCGATACGAGCCGGAAGAGGTCGGTCGGTCGTGCACGGGAGAGCAGGCACCGCAGGCGGGATCTTCCCCAGCTTCCTGACAG TACACGTTCAGAAACCAAATCTATAAATGAAAGAGACCATCGTGAACGACGCTATGTTGAAGAATACAGAAACGAGTACAATCAAGGATGTGATATGGGGCATCACAGCAGCAGATCATCAGGTCGTAGTGGGACGAGTAGTTACAAAACGAAATACAAGACGCATCACACTACCTGTCATCATCATCGTTCACAG AAGAGTCATCGAAGGAAAAGATCCAGGAGTGTAGAGGATGATGAGGAGGGTCACCTGATCTGTCAGAGTGGAGACGTACTAAGTGCAAGAT ATGAGATCGTTGCTACTTTGGGTGAAGGAGCTTTTGGAAAAGTAGTGGAATGCATTGATCACAAAAT GGAAGGCAGACATGTCGCTGTGaaaattgtaaaaaatgttGATAGGTACTCCGAAGCAGCTCATGCAGAAATACAAGTCCTGGCGCATTTAAATGCATCTGATCCCAACAATACGTA TCGCTGTGTCCAGATGTTAGAATGGTTTGAGTACTATGGACATGTTTGCATTGTTTTTgagctgctggggctcagcacctATGACTTTATTAAAGAGAATGGCTTTCTGCCGTTTCGGCTGGACCACATTAGACAGATGGCGTATCAGATCTGCAAATCTGTGAACT TTTTGCATTTGAACAAGCTGACACATACAGACctcaaaccagaaaacattttatttgtgaaatCTGACTACGTAGAAGAGTATAACCCCAAACTG aaatgcgATGAACGCACACTAAAAAATCCAGACATCAAAGTTGTGGACTTCGGGAGCGCAACGTACGATGACGAGTATCATAGCACCTTGGTGTCTACAAGACATTACAGAGCTCCTGAAGTGATCCTAG CACTGGGATGGTCACAGCCATGTGATGTCTGGAGCATAGGATGCATCCTCATCGAGTACTACCTGGGATTCACAGTATTTCCA ACCCATGACAGCAAAGAACACCTGGCAATGATGGAGCAAATACTGGGGCCCTTGCCAAATCATATGATAAAGAAAACCAG GAAACGCAAGTATTTCCGTCATGACCGGCTGGACTGGGatgagcacagctctgctggcagatACGTCGCAAGGCGCTGTAAGCCACTGAAG GAATTCATGACCTGCCATGATTCTGACCACGAGAACCTCTTTGACCTCATTCAGAAGATGCTCGAGTATGACCCAGCCAAGCGCATCACTCTTGAAGAAGCCCTGAAAcatcctttcttctcccccctgaagcagaggaaaagggcGCTGTCTCCTGCAGCGGAACAGGCTGACACAGATGTCAGCACaccaaagaaacacagaaagtgTTAA
- the CLK1 gene encoding dual specificity protein kinase CLK1 isoform X3, giving the protein MKPFSPRGLKSMFRGVLALVLLWWNGNLFSLPERCGIPGEPTIPAGVTEKARTTGGAIVPIRAGRGRSVVHGRAGTAGGIFPSFLTDEIVATLGEGAFGKVVECIDHKMEGRHVAVKIVKNVDRYSEAAHAEIQVLAHLNASDPNNTYRCVQMLEWFEYYGHVCIVFELLGLSTYDFIKENGFLPFRLDHIRQMAYQICKSVNFLHLNKLTHTDLKPENILFVKSDYVEEYNPKLKCDERTLKNPDIKVVDFGSATYDDEYHSTLVSTRHYRAPEVILALGWSQPCDVWSIGCILIEYYLGFTVFPTHDSKEHLAMMEQILGPLPNHMIKKTRKRKYFRHDRLDWDEHSSAGRYVARRCKPLKEFMTCHDSDHENLFDLIQKMLEYDPAKRITLEEALKHPFFSPLKQRKRALSPAAEQADTDVSTPKKHRKC; this is encoded by the exons ATGCGGCATTCCAGGCGAACCAACCATCCCGGCTGGGGTAACGGAGAAAGCCCGGACCACCGGGGGTGCGATAGTGCCGATACGAGCCGGAAGAGGTCGGTCGGTCGTGCACGGGAGAGCAGGCACCGCAGGCGGGATCTTCCCCAGCTTCCTGACAG ATGAGATCGTTGCTACTTTGGGTGAAGGAGCTTTTGGAAAAGTAGTGGAATGCATTGATCACAAAAT GGAAGGCAGACATGTCGCTGTGaaaattgtaaaaaatgttGATAGGTACTCCGAAGCAGCTCATGCAGAAATACAAGTCCTGGCGCATTTAAATGCATCTGATCCCAACAATACGTA TCGCTGTGTCCAGATGTTAGAATGGTTTGAGTACTATGGACATGTTTGCATTGTTTTTgagctgctggggctcagcacctATGACTTTATTAAAGAGAATGGCTTTCTGCCGTTTCGGCTGGACCACATTAGACAGATGGCGTATCAGATCTGCAAATCTGTGAACT TTTTGCATTTGAACAAGCTGACACATACAGACctcaaaccagaaaacattttatttgtgaaatCTGACTACGTAGAAGAGTATAACCCCAAACTG aaatgcgATGAACGCACACTAAAAAATCCAGACATCAAAGTTGTGGACTTCGGGAGCGCAACGTACGATGACGAGTATCATAGCACCTTGGTGTCTACAAGACATTACAGAGCTCCTGAAGTGATCCTAG CACTGGGATGGTCACAGCCATGTGATGTCTGGAGCATAGGATGCATCCTCATCGAGTACTACCTGGGATTCACAGTATTTCCA ACCCATGACAGCAAAGAACACCTGGCAATGATGGAGCAAATACTGGGGCCCTTGCCAAATCATATGATAAAGAAAACCAG GAAACGCAAGTATTTCCGTCATGACCGGCTGGACTGGGatgagcacagctctgctggcagatACGTCGCAAGGCGCTGTAAGCCACTGAAG GAATTCATGACCTGCCATGATTCTGACCACGAGAACCTCTTTGACCTCATTCAGAAGATGCTCGAGTATGACCCAGCCAAGCGCATCACTCTTGAAGAAGCCCTGAAAcatcctttcttctcccccctgaagcagaggaaaagggcGCTGTCTCCTGCAGCGGAACAGGCTGACACAGATGTCAGCACaccaaagaaacacagaaagtgTTAA